The following proteins come from a genomic window of Mycobacterium sp. DL:
- a CDS encoding nitroreductase family protein, with protein sequence MNAEFPDSETIGAALSLAVRAPSVHNSQPWQWRLGDGSVHLYANPELLLPHTDPDGRDLMLSCGATLNHCVVALAALGWQSKVHRFPNPAAPNHLAVLELHRYPAADVDVALAAAIPRRRTDRRHYSSWPVPRGDIALMGARAARGGVTLRRVDDLAGLQRVVTEAARRHAADKQYLSELATWSGRYASTAGVPARSVPGVDGSGPIPVRAFAGGVLLQPPNTEPADDHAVVLALGTVGDDPMSRLRAGEVTSTVLLTATALGLASCPITEPLEIADTREAVRREVFGADGYPQMLLRIGWAPINADPLPSTPRRDLSEVVARLDDWSPT encoded by the coding sequence GTGAACGCGGAGTTTCCGGATTCCGAGACCATCGGTGCCGCGCTGTCGCTGGCAGTCCGTGCGCCGTCGGTGCACAACTCTCAACCCTGGCAGTGGCGGCTGGGTGATGGCAGCGTGCATCTCTACGCCAACCCGGAACTGCTTCTGCCGCACACTGATCCCGACGGCCGTGACCTGATGCTGAGTTGTGGGGCCACACTCAATCACTGTGTGGTGGCGCTGGCGGCGTTGGGGTGGCAGTCCAAAGTCCACCGCTTCCCGAACCCGGCCGCGCCGAATCACCTCGCCGTGCTCGAACTGCACCGCTATCCCGCGGCCGATGTCGACGTGGCGCTGGCCGCGGCGATTCCCCGCCGCCGCACCGACCGGCGGCACTACAGCTCGTGGCCGGTGCCGCGCGGCGATATCGCACTGATGGGTGCGCGGGCGGCCAGAGGGGGCGTCACCCTTCGCCGGGTCGACGACCTTGCGGGTTTGCAGCGAGTTGTCACCGAAGCAGCGCGGCGGCACGCGGCCGACAAGCAATATCTGAGTGAACTGGCCACGTGGAGCGGGCGGTACGCATCGACCGCCGGGGTGCCCGCACGAAGTGTCCCCGGCGTTGACGGCTCCGGACCGATTCCCGTGCGGGCGTTCGCGGGTGGAGTGCTGTTGCAGCCACCCAACACGGAGCCGGCCGATGACCACGCGGTTGTCCTCGCGCTTGGAACGGTGGGTGACGACCCGATGTCGCGGTTGCGTGCGGGTGAAGTGACCAGCACCGTGCTCCTGACGGCTACGGCTCTGGGGTTGGCGAGTTGCCCGATCACCGAGCCGCTCGAGATCGCGGACACCCGCGAGGCGGTGCGCCGCGAGGTCTTCGGCGCAGACGGCTATCCGCAGATGCTGCTGCGGATCGGGTGGGCGCCGATCAACGCCGATCCGCTTCCGTCGACGCCGCGCCGCGATCTATCGGAAGTGGTTGCACGGCTCGATGATTGGTCGCCGACGTGA